The Camelina sativa cultivar DH55 unplaced genomic scaffold, Cs unpScaffold00668, whole genome shotgun sequence genome has a window encoding:
- the LOC104773840 gene encoding uncharacterized protein LOC104773840 — MLLTGPNTQHTSLAVYILMRAAVLASRCGIKSKRFGKICKPLTWKHGDLFLMCLSSSQILSAYILKQENLPSSYKSFLNKHGGKDLSILQGVKDIASAQPFTNLRAIEKYYKSVGVDIKLDPNMKVPCSIIHGNESCVKHGITFFLQAYKRALPVYVPVYLIPALIVHRQDLLKKQYSILGKGLLGTARSSLFLSTYCSSAWAWTCLLFRTFETCNIPLVAIATFPTGLALAIEKKSRRIEISLYCLARAIESFFTCMTDAGYIRPPKSLRRADVVVFSVSTAIIMHCYAQEREVFRSKYLNVLDWVFGVPPPPPVTPREKNLETFTF, encoded by the exons ATGCTTCTCACAGGGCCAAATACTCAACATACGAGTTTGGCTGTTTATATATTGATGCGTGCTGCGGTCCTTGCGTCGCGTTGTGGCATTAAAAGTAAACGGTTCGGGAAGATATGCAAGCCGCTTACTTGGAAACATGGGGACTTGTTTCTCATGTGTCTCTCTTCCTCACAGATTTT gtctGCTTACATTTTGAAACAAGAAAACCTTCCTTCATCGTACAAGTCTTTTCTTAATAAACATGGTGGGAAGGATCTTTCTATCTTACAAGGTGTAAAAGATATCGCCAGCGCTCAACCATTCACCAATTTAAGGGCAATTGAGAAATATTACAAGTCTGTTGGAGTTGATATCAAACTGGATCCTAACATGAAAGTCCCATGTTCG ATAATACATGGAAATGAGTCATGTGTTAAGCATGGTATTACATTTTTCCTTCAAGCTTACAAGAGGGCGCTACCTGTCTATGTCCCTGTCTACTTGATTCCAGCGCTAATAGTCCATCGTCAAGACCTGCTAAAAAA GCAATACTCGATACTTGGCAAAGGTCTTCTGGGCACGGCAAGATCAAGTTTGTTTCTCTCGACTTACTGCTCTTCTGCCTG GGCTTGGACTTGTCTACTTTTCCGAACTTTTGAGACATGTAACATACCGCTAGTGGCCATAGCAACG TTCCCAACAGGTCTGGCCTTAGCTATTGAGAAGAAAAGCAGAAGAATAGAGATATCACTCTACTGCTTAGCAAGGGCAATAGAGAGCTTCTTCACTTGCATGACAGATGCTGGATATATACGACCGCCCAAGAGTCTAAGAAGAGCAGATGTGGTTGTGTTCAGCGTTTCGACAGCCATCATAATGCATTGTTACGCGCAAGAAAGAGAGGTATTTCGATCAAAATACTTGAACGTTCTAGATTGGGTTTTTGGtgttcctcctcctccccctGTTACTCCTCGCGAAAAAAACCTAGAGACATTTACTTTCTAA
- the LOC104773838 gene encoding signal peptidase complex-like protein DTM1: MGNEAALRSSMVGLALVMVVVWLWTQSLKKTVVTYAVGISLIGGILLPDWDFFDRSFSRWGYPVTAEERAAALSRKSHPSRFRVYPMRMVLYGTVYGYAMYRWWMFVSNY, translated from the exons ATGGGAAACGAAGCAGCACTGAGATCATCTATGGTAGGTCTTGCGTTGGTGATGGTGGTCGTATGGTTATGGACACAGTCTTTAAAGAAGACTGTTGTTACTTACGCCGTCGGTATTTCTCTTATCGGTGGCATACTTTTGCCTGATTGGGACTTCTTTGATCGGAGTTTCTCACGGTGGGGATACCCTGTCACCGCCGAGGAAAGAGCCGCCGCTCTCTCCCGCAAATCTCATCCTTCAAG GTTTAGAGTGTACCCTATGAGGATGGTTTTATACGGCACGGTCTATGGATATGCAATGTATAGGTGGTGGATGTTCGTATCAAATTATTGA